One window of the Candidatus Methylomirabilota bacterium genome contains the following:
- a CDS encoding DUF222 domain-containing protein: MEIHSPICIPTDDRTAELDRLGDEIAELAAHLDAATARLLDLIREFDAQGGWGNGFKSCAHWLTWRVGLAPGAAREHVRVARALGALPLLAQALARGELSYSKVRALTRVATPETEERLLAVGRAGTTEHVERIVRGWRKVDRQAEAREAAQRHKSRALHVYQDDDGMVVLRGRLEPEVGALVMQALAAAREALYQKASTNELERRAETDSGSGDVPAGTFLVVPDISTLAQQQADALALLAETALHHGLDPGASGERYQVVVHVDAEVLANAEAPGQSVLEEGTRVPAGTSQRLACDASRVIMRHDQDGRLLEIGARTRTIPPALRRALQHRDRGCRFPGCGVRFGQGHHIRHWAQGGPTTLSNLALLCRRHHRAVHEDGFQVDRDPAGALRFRRPDGRLLPEVPSPAAVLADPAEVLRSRHTAQGLNIHPRTSCPGWLG, from the coding sequence ATGGAGATACACTCGCCGATTTGTATTCCCACTGACGATCGCACGGCAGAGCTCGACCGGCTGGGCGACGAGATCGCCGAGCTGGCGGCCCACCTGGACGCCGCCACGGCTCGCCTCCTGGATCTGATTCGCGAGTTCGACGCGCAGGGCGGCTGGGGCAACGGGTTCAAGTCCTGCGCCCACTGGTTGACGTGGCGAGTGGGCCTGGCCCCCGGCGCCGCCCGTGAGCACGTGCGCGTGGCCCGGGCCCTGGGCGCGTTGCCGTTGCTGGCCCAGGCGCTCGCCCGCGGGGAGCTGTCGTACTCGAAGGTCAGGGCGCTGACCCGGGTGGCCACCCCGGAGACCGAAGAGCGGCTGCTGGCGGTCGGACGCGCCGGCACCACCGAGCACGTCGAGCGCATCGTGAGGGGCTGGCGCAAGGTCGACCGGCAGGCTGAAGCCCGGGAAGCCGCACAGCGCCACAAGAGCCGGGCCCTGCACGTGTATCAAGATGACGACGGCATGGTGGTGCTGCGGGGGCGGCTGGAGCCCGAGGTCGGCGCGCTGGTCATGCAGGCGCTGGCCGCAGCACGGGAGGCGTTGTATCAGAAGGCGAGCACCAACGAGCTGGAACGCCGCGCTGAGACGGACAGCGGCTCGGGCGATGTTCCTGCGGGAACGTTCCTGGTCGTCCCGGACATCTCCACGCTGGCCCAGCAGCAGGCCGACGCCCTGGCCCTGCTGGCGGAGACGGCGTTGCACCACGGCCTCGATCCCGGGGCCTCGGGCGAGCGCTACCAGGTCGTGGTTCACGTCGATGCCGAGGTCCTGGCCAACGCGGAGGCGCCCGGCCAGTCCGTCCTCGAAGAGGGCACCCGCGTTCCAGCTGGAACGTCCCAGCGCCTGGCCTGCGACGCCAGCCGGGTGATCATGCGCCACGACCAGGACGGCCGCCTGCTGGAGATCGGCGCGCGGACTCGAACGATCCCTCCGGCGTTACGGAGGGCGCTCCAGCATCGGGACCGGGGCTGCCGGTTCCCCGGGTGCGGCGTGCGTTTCGGCCAGGGTCATCACATCCGTCATTGGGCGCAAGGCGGCCCGACCACGCTCTCGAACCTCGCGCTGCTCTGTCGGCGGCACCATCGCGCCGTCCACGAGGACGGCTTTCAGGTCGATCGAGATCCCGCCGGCGCGCTGCGGTTCCGCCGGCCGGACGGCCGGCTCCTTCCTGAGGTTCCATCGCCGGCCGCCGTGCTGGCCGATCCGGCGGAGGTGCTTCGATCACGGCATACCGCGCAGGGTCTGAACATCCACCCACGGACGTCCTGCCCCGGCTGGCTGGGG
- a CDS encoding ABC transporter ATP-binding protein produces the protein MSALHADPRPLLAVQDVTVRFGGIVALERVSFDIREGQIVGLIGPNGAGKTTLFNCLSGLYAPERGDVCFAGRSLLSEPPHRMAGLGIGRTFQNVALFGSMTVLQNVMVGVHGRTRSGFVGNALRLPAVRREEAATRAAAMELIAFLSLEAVAFHPAAGLPFGTLKRVELARALAGRPRLLLLDEPAGGLNHEEVTALATLLRAIRDERGVTILLVEHHIGLVMQVSDHVVVLDFGRKIAEGPPAAIQRHAEVIRAYLGGA, from the coding sequence ATGTCCGCCCTCCACGCGGATCCGAGGCCGCTCCTGGCCGTGCAGGACGTCACCGTCCGGTTCGGTGGCATCGTGGCCCTCGAGCGCGTGTCGTTCGACATCCGAGAGGGCCAGATCGTCGGGCTCATCGGTCCGAATGGAGCGGGCAAGACCACCCTCTTCAACTGTTTGAGCGGCCTGTACGCCCCCGAGCGCGGCGACGTGTGCTTCGCCGGTCGCTCGTTGCTCAGCGAGCCGCCGCACCGCATGGCCGGCCTCGGCATCGGGCGCACGTTCCAGAACGTCGCGCTCTTCGGGTCGATGACCGTTCTACAGAACGTGATGGTCGGCGTGCACGGCCGCACCCGCTCGGGCTTCGTCGGCAACGCCCTCCGGTTGCCCGCGGTCAGGCGGGAGGAGGCGGCGACGCGCGCGGCCGCCATGGAGCTCATCGCCTTTCTGAGCCTGGAGGCCGTGGCCTTCCACCCCGCCGCCGGGCTGCCCTTCGGCACCCTGAAGCGTGTCGAGCTCGCCCGGGCCCTGGCGGGCCGTCCGCGGTTGCTCCTGCTCGACGAGCCGGCCGGCGGCCTGAACCACGAAGAGGTCACGGCGCTGGCCACACTGCTGCGCGCGATCCGTGACGAGCGCGGCGTGACCATCCTGCTCGTCGAGCACCACATCGGACTGGTCATGCAGGTCTCCGACCACGTCGTGGTCCTCGATTTCGGTCGCAAGATCGCCGAGGGGCCGCCGGCGGCGATCCAGCGCCACGCCGAGGTGATCCGCGCCTACCTGGGAGGCGCCTGA